Proteins from a single region of Canis aureus isolate CA01 chromosome 26, VMU_Caureus_v.1.0, whole genome shotgun sequence:
- the CCN5 gene encoding CCN family member 5: protein MRGTPQTLLLAFSLLCLLSKVCAQLCPTPCACPWPPPRCPPGVPLVLDGCSCCRVCARRLGEPCDHLHVCDPSQGLVCQPRAGPGGRGALCLWGDDEGSCEVNGRVYQDGETFQPHCRIRCHCEDGGFTCVPLCSEDVRLPSWDCPHPRRVEVPGRCCPEWVCDRGGELGTQPLPAQGPQFSGLAAPPPPGVPCPEWSTAWGPCSTTCGLGVATRVSNQNLLCRLETQRRLCLPRPCPPARGRSPWNSTF, encoded by the exons ATGAGAGGCACACCACAGACCCTTCTTCTggccttctccctcctctgcctcctctcaaAG GTGTGTGCTCAGCTGTGCCCAACACCGTGTGCCTGCCCCTGGCCACCACCCCGATGTCCACCGGGGGTGCCCCTGGTGCTGGATGGCTGTAGCTGCTGCCGGGTGTGTGCGCGGCGGCTGGGGGAGCCCTGTGACCACCTCCACGTCTGCGACCCCAGCCAGGGTCTGGTTTGCCAGCCCAGGGCGGGCCCTGGTGGCCGAGGGGCCCTGTGCCTCT GGGGAGACGATGAAGGGAGCTGTGAGGTGAACGGCCGCGTGTACCAGGACGGGGAGACCTTCCAGCCCCACTGCAGGATCCGCTGCCACTGTGAGGACGGCGGCTTCACCTGTGTGCCGCTGTGCAGTGAGGACGTCCGGCTGCCCAGCTGGGACTGCCCGCATCCCCGGAGGGTTGAGGTCCCCGGCAGGTGCTGCCCTGAGTGGGTGTGCGAccggggaggggagctggggacccagcccctcccagcccaAG gACCCCAGTTTTCTGGCCTtgccgctcccccaccccctggagtCCCCTGCCCAGAATGGAGCACAGCCTGGGGCCCCTGTTCAACCACCTGCGGGCTGGGCGTGGCCACTCGGGTATCCAACCAGAACCTCCTCTGCCGACTGGAGACCCAGCGCCGCCTCTGCCTGCCCAGGCCCTGTCCACCTGCAAGGGGCCGCAGCCCATGGAACAGTACCTTTTAG